A window from Rhizosphaericola mali encodes these proteins:
- a CDS encoding L,D-transpeptidase family protein produces the protein MNKIVALVFSFVFIYGANAQTLIADGQGTSTGMTNRLKTLETKMRKDFDSLGIQWPIKEVYFRSFKYDGQLEVWVRDSDTMPFKLYKTYKVCAMAGSMGPKRVEGDFQVPEGFYYISEFNPRSEYHLSLKLNYPNESDRVLSDQVSPGGRIYIHGSCVTVGCIPLRDEQIEEVYLIAASARRYGQNYIPVHIFPVRFNNKKSLQYLYKSSKEDLELQRFEVGIKEAYDYFNENKKIPLIGINQKGDYMVLN, from the coding sequence ATGAATAAGATCGTTGCGCTCGTTTTCTCTTTCGTTTTTATATATGGTGCAAATGCACAAACTTTAATCGCAGATGGACAAGGTACATCCACAGGTATGACCAATCGTCTCAAAACATTGGAAACTAAAATGCGAAAAGATTTTGATAGTTTGGGTATTCAATGGCCTATCAAAGAAGTTTATTTTCGTTCTTTTAAATACGATGGACAATTAGAAGTGTGGGTGAGAGACAGCGATACGATGCCATTCAAATTATACAAAACCTACAAAGTGTGCGCAATGGCAGGCTCCATGGGGCCGAAAAGAGTAGAAGGAGACTTTCAAGTACCTGAAGGATTTTATTATATATCCGAATTTAACCCTCGAAGCGAATATCATCTTTCTTTAAAACTTAATTATCCCAATGAATCTGATCGTGTATTAAGCGACCAAGTCTCTCCGGGTGGTCGTATTTATATACATGGTAGTTGCGTTACGGTTGGCTGTATTCCTTTGAGAGATGAACAGATTGAAGAAGTGTATTTGATTGCAGCATCAGCGCGTAGATATGGACAAAATTATATTCCCGTACATATATTTCCAGTACGATTTAATAACAAGAAAAGTTTGCAATATTTATACAAATCCTCCAAAGAAGATCTAGAATTGCAAAGATTTGAAGTGGGAATAAAAGAAGCGTACGATTATTTCAATGAGAACAAAAAAATTCCCCTTATCGGAATT
- a CDS encoding 5-(carboxyamino)imidazole ribonucleotide synthase: protein MQKIGILGGGQLGRMLLQAAANYVVETFILENDENCPSAHLCTHFVKGNIQNYDDVYNFGKGLDAITIEIEAVNIDALEALEKEGVKVYPHTSALRTIKNKITQKEFYAKNNIPSPKYVITQNLAELRQHADFLPAVHKIGEGGYDGKGVQVIHTTADMDKGFDAPSVLEKEVLIAKEIAISVAVADNGEIVIYPPAEMVADPVLNLLSYQISPARLQKETLWKAEAIARRVATEFKSPGLFAVEMFLDTNNDVWVNETAPRVHNSGHHTIEGNYSSQFDMIWRILLQYPLGNTDPIMPSSIVNLLGEPGYTGIAKYEGLHEVLRMPNVFVHLYGKEVTKPGRKMGHVTILGNDVAELTFRANKVKNTLKVIAE from the coding sequence ATGCAAAAGATAGGAATACTTGGCGGTGGCCAATTAGGCAGGATGCTTTTACAAGCGGCAGCAAATTATGTCGTAGAGACTTTCATATTGGAAAATGATGAAAACTGTCCATCAGCACATCTTTGTACACATTTCGTAAAAGGAAATATCCAAAATTACGATGATGTCTACAATTTTGGTAAAGGTTTGGATGCCATCACCATTGAAATTGAAGCAGTTAATATTGACGCATTGGAAGCATTGGAAAAAGAAGGTGTAAAAGTTTATCCACACACTTCAGCCCTCCGCACCATCAAAAACAAAATCACCCAAAAGGAATTTTACGCAAAAAATAATATTCCTTCTCCTAAATATGTCATCACGCAAAACTTAGCAGAATTGCGCCAACATGCAGACTTTTTGCCTGCAGTTCATAAAATTGGTGAAGGTGGCTACGATGGCAAAGGCGTTCAAGTCATCCATACAACTGCAGATATGGACAAAGGTTTCGATGCTCCATCTGTATTGGAAAAAGAAGTACTTATTGCTAAAGAAATTGCGATATCTGTTGCCGTTGCGGATAACGGTGAGATTGTGATATATCCACCTGCAGAAATGGTTGCAGATCCAGTTTTGAATCTTTTGAGTTATCAAATAAGCCCGGCAAGATTGCAAAAAGAAACTTTGTGGAAAGCGGAAGCTATCGCACGTCGTGTCGCTACAGAATTTAAAAGCCCTGGTTTATTTGCCGTAGAAATGTTTTTGGATACGAACAATGATGTTTGGGTAAATGAAACTGCACCACGCGTACACAATAGTGGACACCACACCATCGAAGGCAACTATTCTAGTCAATTTGATATGATTTGGCGTATTTTATTGCAATACCCATTGGGAAATACAGATCCAATTATGCCTTCCTCTATTGTAAATCTTTTGGGCGAACCAGGATATACTGGCATTGCGAAATATGAAGGTTTGCATGAGGTTTTAAGAATGCCAAATGTATTTGTACATCTTTATGGAAAAGAAGTAACCAAACCTGGTCGCAAGATGGGACACGTTACGATTTTGGGTAATGATGTAGCCGAATTAACCTTTCGTGCCAATAAAGTAAAAAATACTTTGAAAGTAATTGCAGAGTAA
- the recG gene encoding ATP-dependent DNA helicase RecG has translation MRADLLRKELQLFTYGDLLTYFPLRHIDKTQILRISEIDFQSDYVQVVGKITHIALIGEKRGKRLVAYLQDGTGEIELIWFQGITWIQKVLIEGSTYKVFGKISFFNGKMQISHPEIEASNPNTVESKSHLEPIYPTTEKLKARGINGKLLGKIMESLFLQIQPIHIPENLPQSTVNALRLLSRFEAFRKIHFPEDLNQYQEALRRLKFEELYIAQIRLGLIRMQRHRTSKGFLFKTVGDIFNNFYNTYLPFELTGAQKRVFKEIRQDTARGAQMNRLVQGDVGSGKTIVALLSMLLAADNGFQSCLMAPTEILARQHFQGLSDLLKNLPINIRILTGSTKTKERREIAAGLENGEIHLLVGTHAIIEDKVQFKNLGLAVVDEQHKFGVAQRAKLWKKNILPPHILVMTATPIPRTLAMTAYGDLDYSVIDELPPGRKPILTVHRNEMRRASVMDFIRSEIALGRQAYIIYPLIEESEKLSYEDLMQGYEQVKSYFPEPKYLISMVHGRQTPEEKETNMQRFVTGNTQIMVSTTVIEVGVNVPNASVMVIESTEKFGLSQLHQLRGRVGRGSEKSYCILITGSKLSNDARERIKIMCDTNDGFKIAEKDLELRGPGDIEGTRQSGALNFKIASIVEDKAILEVAKQYAESLLEEDEQLIQPENQPLKIFLATQKGKTGWSKIS, from the coding sequence ATCAGAGCCGACTTACTTCGTAAAGAACTACAACTATTTACGTACGGAGATTTATTGACTTATTTTCCGCTACGACACATAGATAAGACGCAGATATTACGTATTAGTGAGATTGATTTTCAATCAGACTATGTACAAGTTGTTGGAAAAATTACCCACATCGCTTTAATTGGCGAGAAACGAGGCAAGCGACTTGTAGCCTATTTACAAGATGGTACGGGCGAAATAGAACTTATTTGGTTTCAGGGAATTACTTGGATTCAAAAAGTTTTGATAGAAGGAAGTACTTACAAAGTATTTGGAAAAATTTCTTTTTTTAATGGGAAAATGCAAATCTCTCATCCAGAGATTGAAGCTAGTAATCCCAATACTGTAGAATCTAAAAGTCATCTAGAACCCATTTATCCAACGACTGAAAAATTAAAAGCACGCGGTATTAATGGTAAACTATTGGGTAAAATAATGGAAAGTTTGTTCCTACAGATTCAGCCCATTCATATACCAGAAAACCTACCCCAATCTACTGTAAATGCATTAAGATTACTTTCTCGATTTGAAGCATTTAGGAAAATTCATTTCCCTGAGGATTTAAATCAATATCAAGAAGCATTACGTAGGCTAAAATTCGAAGAACTATACATTGCGCAGATCCGTCTAGGATTGATCCGAATGCAGCGACATCGTACCAGCAAAGGATTTTTATTCAAAACGGTTGGAGATATTTTTAATAATTTTTATAATACTTATTTACCTTTTGAATTAACAGGTGCGCAGAAACGTGTGTTTAAAGAAATACGCCAAGACACAGCTCGAGGTGCTCAGATGAATCGACTCGTGCAAGGTGATGTTGGTAGTGGCAAAACTATAGTTGCATTACTTTCTATGTTATTAGCGGCGGACAATGGTTTTCAAAGTTGCTTGATGGCTCCAACTGAAATATTGGCTCGTCAACATTTTCAAGGTTTGAGTGATTTACTCAAAAATTTGCCTATCAATATTCGAATACTTACCGGAAGTACAAAAACAAAAGAACGTCGAGAAATCGCAGCAGGACTAGAAAATGGAGAAATACATTTGCTAGTCGGTACCCACGCAATTATAGAAGATAAAGTTCAGTTTAAAAATCTTGGTTTAGCTGTAGTCGATGAGCAACATAAATTTGGCGTTGCACAGCGTGCCAAACTATGGAAAAAAAATATTTTACCACCGCATATCCTAGTCATGACGGCAACGCCAATTCCTAGAACGCTCGCTATGACAGCGTATGGAGATTTAGACTATAGTGTCATTGACGAGTTACCTCCTGGTCGTAAGCCTATTCTTACAGTACACCGTAACGAAATGCGCCGTGCTAGTGTAATGGACTTTATTCGGTCGGAAATTGCGCTTGGTCGTCAAGCATATATCATTTACCCATTAATTGAGGAAAGTGAAAAATTGAGTTACGAGGATTTAATGCAAGGTTATGAGCAAGTGAAAAGCTATTTTCCAGAACCCAAATACTTAATTTCGATGGTGCATGGTCGTCAGACACCAGAAGAGAAAGAAACCAATATGCAACGGTTCGTTACCGGTAATACGCAGATTATGGTCAGTACAACGGTAATTGAAGTTGGGGTAAATGTTCCCAATGCAAGCGTAATGGTCATTGAAAGTACCGAAAAATTTGGACTATCACAATTGCACCAGTTGCGTGGCCGCGTTGGTCGTGGTAGTGAAAAAAGTTATTGTATTTTAATTACTGGTTCCAAATTAAGTAATGATGCTCGCGAACGAATAAAAATCATGTGCGACACCAATGACGGTTTTAAAATCGCCGAAAAAGATCTTGAACTCAGAGGGCCGGGAGATATTGAAGGAACAAGACAAAGCGGTGCATTGAATTTCAAAATTGCTAGCATCGTGGAAGACAAAGCAATTTTGGAAGTTGCCAAACAATATGCGGAATCTCTATTAGAAGAAGACGAACAATTAATACAACCTGAAAATCAACCACTCAAAATATTTCTCGCTACGCAAAAAGGGAAAACAGGCTGGAGTAAAATTTCTTAA
- a CDS encoding fatty acid desaturase, with protein MSFLDTVLQEPSYGWKDKEGDLIVPSSKQLFQEFFSRLNIFKSRKNWLPFFGWSRAILLASFFIVFLFEYLTWFNFIIAFVYGMIAMGTHGTIWHHRYCTHGAYTFRNKFWRFITQNLTISVIPEEIYAISHHVHHSKSDTPGDPYNAEGGFLYCFLADVNHQPIAKNLSKEDYQRVVSLMKHTGVHANTYEQYLKWGSYAHPWRSIALWLINWSFWYIVFYLIGGNSLAVTIFGAAGFWAIGVRTYNYEGHGKGKDKQKHGVDYNHKDRSINQLWPGIVAGEWHNNHHLYPKSARSGFKPLQVDLAWYYIKMMYTIGAISQYKDDKKRFYKKYYLPYLQEKKEAKQRQKLLSLKLKKVPN; from the coding sequence ATGTCATTTTTAGATACAGTATTGCAAGAGCCCTCTTACGGATGGAAGGATAAGGAAGGCGACTTAATTGTACCTTCTTCCAAACAATTATTTCAGGAATTTTTTTCTAGATTAAATATTTTTAAATCCAGAAAAAATTGGCTTCCATTTTTCGGTTGGTCTCGCGCAATTTTATTAGCTTCCTTTTTTATAGTATTTCTATTTGAATATCTAACTTGGTTCAATTTTATAATTGCTTTCGTATATGGAATGATCGCCATGGGTACACATGGGACGATATGGCATCACCGTTATTGTACGCATGGCGCATATACATTTCGCAATAAATTTTGGCGTTTTATAACGCAAAACCTAACAATATCTGTCATTCCGGAAGAAATATATGCCATTTCACACCATGTACATCATTCTAAATCTGACACGCCAGGAGATCCTTACAATGCGGAAGGCGGATTTTTATATTGTTTTTTAGCAGATGTTAATCACCAGCCGATTGCAAAAAATCTGTCCAAAGAAGATTATCAAAGAGTAGTTTCTCTTATGAAACATACGGGTGTCCATGCAAATACTTATGAGCAATATTTAAAATGGGGATCTTATGCTCATCCTTGGAGATCCATTGCATTATGGTTGATTAATTGGTCATTTTGGTATATAGTGTTTTATCTAATTGGGGGTAATAGTTTGGCTGTAACGATTTTTGGTGCCGCTGGTTTTTGGGCAATTGGTGTTCGTACGTATAATTATGAAGGACATGGTAAAGGAAAGGACAAACAAAAACATGGCGTAGATTATAATCATAAAGACCGTTCCATCAATCAACTATGGCCAGGAATCGTCGCTGGAGAATGGCACAATAACCATCATCTTTATCCCAAAAGTGCGAGAAGTGGATTCAAACCACTACAAGTAGACCTAGCTTGGTATTATATCAAAATGATGTATACTATCGGAGCCATCTCTCAATATAAAGATGACAAAAAAAGATTTTATAAAAAATATTACCTCCCGTACTTACAAGAAAAAAAAGAAGCAAAACAAAGACAAAAATTATTGTCGTTAAAACTAAAAAAAGTACCTAACTAG
- a CDS encoding 5' nucleotidase, NT5C type, which produces MSSKKILYLDMDGVLADYSAHALEELNEIEHLDNVENNELVKEWIRDKNRHFYAQLPLVKDALKSVEILSEHYELYVLSTPMWTLPESYSDKRIWIEEKFGNLLKKKLILTHNKGLLKGDYLIDDRKVHGVSKFEGEHIWFGQAPFENWNAILQYLSEKDHWQLN; this is translated from the coding sequence ATGAGTAGCAAAAAAATTTTGTATTTGGATATGGATGGTGTATTAGCAGACTATTCTGCGCATGCATTGGAGGAATTAAATGAAATTGAGCATTTGGATAATGTAGAAAACAATGAACTTGTAAAAGAATGGATCAGAGATAAAAATAGACATTTCTATGCACAACTTCCTTTAGTAAAAGATGCATTGAAAAGTGTTGAAATCTTGTCCGAGCATTACGAACTTTATGTACTTTCTACCCCCATGTGGACTTTACCCGAATCTTATTCCGACAAAAGAATTTGGATTGAGGAAAAATTTGGTAATCTTTTAAAGAAAAAGCTCATTTTGACACACAACAAAGGTCTTTTAAAAGGAGATTATCTAATTGATGATCGCAAAGTGCATGGCGTATCCAAATTTGAAGGCGAACATATTTGGTTTGGACAAGCACCATTCGAAAATTGGAACGCGATTTTGCAATATTTATCCGAAAAAGACCATTGGCAATTAAATTAA
- a CDS encoding HipA family kinase translates to MYTLPTIRIVEVLRYIAPLREGGSLPAIAEADDEFKYVLKFRGAGQGVKALIAELIGWHIAKALEIPIPELVFANLEEGFGRAEPDEEIQDLLKASRGLNLGLHFLSQALTFDPAIFTVDATLASKIVWLDAFLMNVDRTSRNTNMLIWRKELWLIDNGASLYFHHTWDNWKEQSEKPFIQIKDHVLLPEATELVATNTFAKQVLTDDLLRAITNTIPEDWLQWPDVDAPAQDLRDIYFQFLQNRLIHSDNFLKAATDARK, encoded by the coding sequence ATGTACACATTACCGACGATCAGAATAGTCGAAGTACTTCGATATATAGCACCTTTGCGCGAGGGAGGTTCCTTACCTGCAATTGCAGAGGCGGATGATGAATTCAAATACGTACTCAAATTTCGTGGTGCAGGTCAAGGAGTAAAAGCGTTGATTGCCGAATTAATCGGTTGGCATATTGCCAAAGCATTAGAAATTCCGATACCCGAATTGGTATTTGCAAATCTAGAAGAAGGATTTGGCAGAGCGGAACCCGATGAAGAGATTCAAGATCTTTTGAAAGCAAGTCGAGGCTTAAATTTGGGTTTGCACTTTTTGAGTCAAGCATTGACATTTGATCCTGCGATATTTACGGTGGATGCAACATTAGCATCCAAAATAGTTTGGCTAGATGCATTTTTGATGAATGTAGATCGTACATCGCGCAATACCAATATGTTGATTTGGAGAAAAGAATTGTGGCTGATTGATAATGGAGCGTCTCTTTATTTCCACCATACTTGGGATAATTGGAAAGAGCAATCAGAGAAGCCATTTATCCAAATAAAAGATCATGTACTTTTACCAGAAGCCACGGAATTAGTAGCAACCAATACATTTGCAAAGCAAGTCCTTACCGATGATTTGTTACGAGCGATCACCAATACAATTCCCGAAGATTGGTTACAATGGCCAGATGTGGATGCACCAGCACAGGATTTAAGGGATATATATTTCCAATTTTTACAAAATAGATTAATCCATTCTGACAATTTCCTAAAAGCGGCAACGGATGCAAGAAAATAG
- a CDS encoding DUF3037 domain-containing protein, protein MQENRHLYEYAIIRYMPKVERGEFINVGVITFCKQKRFIDLQWHLDTARIQCFFPNAPLELIKQQLESFQQIASGAKSRSPIASLDAPSRFRWLTAARSNIMQLSPIHIGYSDDLQLITNQLMEEYVYLREEE, encoded by the coding sequence ATGCAAGAAAATAGACATTTATACGAATATGCGATCATCCGATACATGCCTAAGGTGGAACGTGGGGAATTTATCAATGTCGGCGTAATTACTTTTTGCAAACAAAAACGTTTTATCGACCTGCAATGGCATTTGGATACGGCAAGGATTCAGTGTTTTTTTCCAAATGCACCATTAGAATTGATAAAACAACAATTGGAATCATTTCAACAAATAGCCTCAGGTGCAAAAAGTAGAAGCCCGATTGCGAGTTTGGATGCACCTTCTAGATTTCGTTGGTTAACCGCAGCTCGTAGTAATATAATGCAATTATCTCCGATCCATATTGGATATAGTGACGATTTGCAATTGATAACCAATCAATTGATGGAAGAATATGTATATTTAAGAGAGGAGGAATGA
- a CDS encoding PfkB family carbohydrate kinase, protein MFDICCVGHITMDKVVTPKSEVFMPGGTAFYFSKALHNIDRQFVLVTAIGKKDENVVTKLRNSGIEIIQLPSEHTVFFENIYPENQDIRIQRVLEKADPFTIDGLKDIHAKIFHLGSLLADDFSADLMAYLAEKATVSLDVQGLLREVRGVDVFPIDWKEKTNALQHVTYLKANESEMEVLTGTSDVTEGVKILSDWGVKEVIITLGSMGSVIYSEDEFHLIPAFEPLQIIDATGCGDTYMAGYLYCRAKGLSIEKAGAFAASMATLNIETSGPFEGTEKEVLAKIDAAKKRFPSFVISE, encoded by the coding sequence ATGTTTGATATATGTTGTGTCGGTCATATTACCATGGATAAAGTGGTAACGCCGAAAAGTGAAGTATTCATGCCAGGAGGAACGGCTTTTTATTTCTCCAAAGCATTACACAACATTGATCGTCAATTTGTTTTGGTGACAGCCATTGGTAAAAAAGATGAAAATGTCGTAACCAAATTGCGTAATAGTGGTATTGAAATTATTCAATTGCCAAGCGAGCACACGGTCTTTTTTGAAAATATTTATCCAGAAAATCAAGATATCCGTATCCAAAGAGTTTTGGAAAAAGCAGATCCATTTACCATTGATGGATTGAAAGATATACATGCGAAAATATTTCATCTTGGCTCCCTTTTAGCGGATGACTTTTCCGCTGATTTGATGGCATATTTGGCAGAAAAAGCAACGGTGTCTTTGGATGTACAAGGTTTATTACGCGAGGTGAGAGGGGTGGATGTTTTTCCCATTGATTGGAAAGAGAAAACAAATGCATTGCAACACGTTACTTATTTGAAAGCCAATGAATCTGAAATGGAAGTGCTTACAGGAACTTCAGATGTTACCGAGGGAGTGAAAATATTGTCAGATTGGGGCGTGAAAGAGGTGATAATTACCTTGGGAAGTATGGGCTCTGTCATCTATAGTGAAGACGAATTTCACCTTATTCCAGCCTTCGAACCTTTACAGATTATTGATGCAACAGGTTGCGGTGATACCTATATGGCTGGTTATTTATATTGTCGTGCAAAAGGATTGTCTATTGAGAAAGCTGGGGCATTTGCGGCTTCGATGGCGACTTTAAATATTGAAACTTCTGGTCCATTTGAAGGAACTGAGAAAGAAGTTTTGGCAAAAATAGATGCTGCAAAAAAGCGTTTTCCATCATTTGTGATTTCAGAATAA
- a CDS encoding 7-carboxy-7-deazaguanine synthase QueE produces the protein MIENIEKNTTTQTSMHLPVMESFYTIQGEGFYQGHAAYFIRLGGCDVGCVWCDVKDSWDIDAHPKFSIDQIVAKALEEVGGDPKNIIAVITGGEPLMHPLDALTDALHQVGFQTNIETSGAHPLSGHFDWICLSPKKFKFALPDVIQAANELKVIIFNKSDFAWAEKYAAEVNPACKLYIQPEWSKRAEMLPLMIDYVKSNPQWEICLQIHKYMDIP, from the coding sequence ATGATAGAGAATATAGAAAAAAATACAACCACTCAGACGAGCATGCATTTGCCCGTGATGGAGTCCTTTTACACCATTCAAGGAGAAGGATTTTATCAAGGACATGCGGCGTATTTTATTCGTTTGGGTGGCTGTGACGTGGGGTGCGTTTGGTGTGATGTGAAGGATAGTTGGGATATAGACGCACATCCAAAATTTTCCATTGACCAAATTGTCGCTAAGGCATTGGAGGAAGTTGGTGGAGATCCGAAGAATATTATTGCGGTAATTACGGGTGGCGAGCCGTTGATGCATCCATTAGATGCTTTGACAGATGCGTTGCATCAAGTTGGTTTTCAGACAAATATTGAAACCTCAGGAGCACATCCTTTAAGTGGACATTTTGATTGGATCTGTCTTTCTCCCAAGAAATTCAAATTTGCATTGCCGGATGTAATTCAAGCAGCAAATGAGTTGAAAGTGATTATTTTCAATAAATCAGATTTTGCCTGGGCAGAAAAATATGCGGCAGAAGTAAATCCAGCATGCAAATTATATATACAACCAGAATGGAGCAAGCGTGCAGAGATGTTGCCATTGATGATCGATTATGTCAAAAGTAATCCTCAATGGGAAATCTGTTTGCAGATACACAAGTACATGGATATTCCATAG
- the folD gene encoding bifunctional methylenetetrahydrofolate dehydrogenase/methenyltetrahydrofolate cyclohydrolase FolD, translating into MQILDGKIAAAAVKENLKKEVDILLAQNRRAPHLAVILVGNNGASETYVASKQKNCHEIGFISTLIRLDENVSEEGLLSEIKKLNEDASVDGILVQLPLPKHISEKKVIESINPNKDVDGFHPVSAGNLVLGIPTFIPATPYGIMLMLEHYNIPTKGKHAVVIGRSNIVGRPMSILLSSNLPHGNCTVTICHSHTPNLEEICAQGDIVVAALGKPGFVKANMVKDGAVIIDVGITRIEDATKKKGFRISGDVDFEEVAPKSSYITPVPGGVGLMTIAGLLKNTLVAYKKAEGIEA; encoded by the coding sequence ATGCAAATACTTGACGGAAAAATTGCTGCAGCTGCAGTAAAAGAAAATTTGAAAAAAGAAGTGGATATACTTCTTGCTCAAAATCGCAGAGCGCCTCATTTGGCGGTTATTCTTGTCGGAAATAATGGCGCGAGTGAAACGTATGTCGCAAGCAAACAAAAGAATTGCCACGAGATTGGTTTCATTTCTACGCTTATTCGATTGGATGAAAATGTTTCGGAAGAAGGACTTTTATCTGAAATTAAAAAGTTAAATGAAGATGCTAGTGTGGATGGTATTTTGGTACAATTGCCTTTACCAAAACATATTAGTGAGAAAAAAGTCATCGAAAGTATCAATCCTAATAAAGACGTGGATGGTTTTCATCCTGTAAGTGCGGGTAATTTGGTATTGGGTATTCCGACATTCATTCCTGCGACGCCTTATGGTATTATGTTGATGTTGGAGCATTACAATATTCCTACAAAAGGTAAACATGCGGTTGTTATCGGTCGTAGTAATATCGTTGGACGTCCGATGAGTATTTTGTTAAGTAGCAATTTGCCTCATGGTAATTGTACTGTAACGATTTGCCATTCACATACACCAAATTTGGAAGAAATCTGTGCGCAAGGGGATATCGTTGTTGCTGCATTGGGCAAACCAGGATTTGTAAAAGCAAATATGGTAAAAGATGGTGCGGTTATCATTGACGTAGGTATTACGCGTATTGAAGATGCTACAAAGAAAAAAGGATTTAGAATCAGTGGAGACGTTGATTTTGAAGAAGTAGCTCCGAAATCTTCTTATATCACACCAGTACCAGGTGGTGTAGGTTTGATGACCATCGCTGGATTATTAAAAAATACATTAGTTGCTTATAAAAAAGCAGAAGGGATAGAGGCGTAG
- a CDS encoding lipocalin family protein — translation MKKNKFVLALLSIVTIGLISCSSGHKVAGVNLDGDYVLNNISFSGIDSGGVKKEYFAKDTATIVHSVYLNTLVFDDAAPNCFEGSTWHLPFNGYGSYTISGNSNCGPGQRSINWSIRTVNGQSQFRFKVLNGAKAKKITDGYILNIVNSTTSGFTATEDINVDGRPATVTFNFVRQ, via the coding sequence ATGAAAAAGAACAAATTTGTCCTTGCCCTATTAAGCATTGTGACGATCGGATTAATTTCTTGTTCCTCTGGACATAAAGTTGCAGGAGTGAACCTTGATGGAGATTATGTTTTAAATAATATTAGTTTTAGTGGTATTGATTCTGGTGGTGTTAAGAAAGAATATTTTGCAAAGGATACAGCTACGATTGTTCATTCTGTGTATTTGAATACATTAGTTTTTGATGATGCTGCCCCAAATTGTTTTGAAGGTAGCACATGGCATTTGCCATTCAATGGATATGGTAGTTATACGATTTCAGGAAATAGCAATTGTGGTCCTGGTCAAAGAAGTATCAACTGGTCTATTCGTACCGTAAACGGTCAGAGCCAATTTCGTTTCAAAGTTTTAAATGGTGCGAAAGCAAAAAAAATTACGGATGGTTATATTTTGAATATTGTAAATTCTACTACTTCAGGATTTACAGCTACGGAAGATATCAATGTAGATGGTCGTCCAGCGACTGTTACATTTAACTTTGTAAGACAATAA